A stretch of Dysidea avara chromosome 5, odDysAvar1.4, whole genome shotgun sequence DNA encodes these proteins:
- the LOC136255489 gene encoding uncharacterized protein — MDHMHKQLLPPLMCDKFLTILMLTIMTRGRKQEKFQEPYTNKDDFRLKWLSDDFTTYMKKCKESVKARQGYSKQQKQRNLLHKLTQEGISITVSSFVELVPIILSTFFLSDKVCQDPLEKISDQQRQRGKK; from the exons ATGGACCATATGCACAAGCAACTGCTACCTCCGTTAATGTGTGACAAGTTTTTGACTATCTTAATGTTGACAATTATGACAAGGGGAAGGAAACAAGAGAAATTTCAAGAGCCATACACTAATAAGGATGATTTTCGACTAAAG TGGCTTAGTGATGACTTCACAACGTACATGAAGAAATGTAAGGAATCTGTGAAAGCTAGACAGGGCTACAGTAAACAACAGAAGCAGAGGAATCTTTTACATAAATTAACACAAGAAGGGATTTCAATCACAG TGTCTTCATTTGTTGAGTTGGTTCCTATCATTCTAAGTACATTTTTCTTAAGTGACAAGGTGTGCCAGGATCCCCTAGAAAAGATTTCTGACCAACAACGGCAAAGGGGAAAAAAATGA